One stretch of Hydrogenovibrio kuenenii DSM 12350 DNA includes these proteins:
- a CDS encoding enoyl-ACP reductase FabI, which translates to MGFLAGKKALIVGVANNKSIAYGIAKQMHEQGAEIALTYQTEKLKSRVEKIAEELGCKIVLPLDVTSDEQIDSVFSELKKSWDGLDVLVHSVAFAPREELEGRMIDASTRDGFSVAHDISAYSLTALTKAGYDMLKANNGSVMTVSYLGAERAVPNYNVMGIAKASLEATVRYLAADLGQDGIRVNAVSAGPIRTLAASGIKDFRTMLDKAAAATPLRRNVTIEEVGNTAAFLCSDLASGITGEITYVDGGYNIASSN; encoded by the coding sequence ATGGGCTTCCTAGCAGGTAAAAAAGCACTTATTGTCGGCGTAGCCAACAACAAATCTATTGCTTATGGTATCGCCAAGCAAATGCATGAGCAAGGTGCTGAAATTGCGTTAACCTATCAAACTGAAAAATTAAAAAGTCGTGTCGAAAAAATCGCTGAAGAGCTAGGTTGTAAAATTGTCCTACCTTTAGACGTGACTTCTGACGAGCAAATTGACAGCGTTTTTTCTGAATTGAAAAAATCTTGGGATGGTCTGGACGTATTGGTTCACTCTGTTGCTTTCGCACCACGTGAAGAACTAGAAGGTCGCATGATCGATGCTTCAACTCGTGATGGCTTCTCTGTTGCACATGACATCTCTGCTTACAGCTTAACTGCTCTAACAAAAGCTGGATACGATATGTTAAAAGCGAATAATGGTTCTGTTATGACCGTTTCTTACTTGGGCGCAGAACGTGCGGTTCCTAACTATAACGTTATGGGAATTGCTAAAGCTTCATTAGAAGCGACTGTACGCTATTTAGCCGCTGACCTAGGGCAAGATGGTATTCGTGTAAATGCGGTCTCTGCTGGCCCTATTCGTACTCTTGCTGCATCTGGTATCAAAGATTTCCGTACCATGCTAGACAAGGCTGCTGCTGCAACACCATTACGTCGTAATGTAACCATTGAAGAAGTTGGAAATACAGCGGCATTCCTATGCTCTGATTTAGCATCAGGCATTACAGGTGAGATCACTTATGTTGATGGCGGATACAATATCGCTTCATCAAACTAA
- a CDS encoding HU family DNA-binding protein: protein MNKTELVAAIAEEAGLTKADAARALDATVSTVTKALSSGDSVAIIGFGTFKVGERSARTGRNPQTGAEMQIPAAKVPKFSAGKALKEAVN from the coding sequence ATGAACAAGACTGAATTAGTTGCTGCAATTGCTGAAGAAGCTGGTTTAACGAAAGCTGATGCTGCTCGCGCATTAGATGCTACTGTTTCAACTGTTACTAAAGCACTAAGCTCTGGTGACTCTGTTGCAATTATCGGCTTTGGTACATTTAAAGTTGGTGAACGTTCTGCGCGTACAGGTCGCAACCCTCAAACTGGTGCAGAAATGCAAATCCCAGCAGCAAAAGTTCCAAAATTCTCTGCTGGTAAAGCCCTTAAAGAAGCAGTTAACTAA